TAGAAAAACGTATGAATCCATTGGAAGAGTTCTACCTGGGCGAAAGAATATCATTATTTCAAGAAATCCTTCTTATCAAGTTGTTGGTGCTGAAACAGTTAGTACAATTGAAGAAGCACTTAAATTGGCAGAATCATTTCACGAAGAAGTGATGGTCATCGGGGGAGAGCAAATTTTTAAAGCGACATTACCAAAAGCGGATCGTCTTTACATTACATTTATACAGAATGTATTTGAAGGAGATACTTTCTTTCCCCCTTATAGAGAAGATGAATGGTTGCTAGTCGAAGTATCAAAGGATATGCAGACAGATGATGGGATAACGTATGCTTATTTGATATATGAAAAAAGGAAAGGGAAGATTTTTACCTGAAATTTAGGATGTTAAAAATTACTCCTTAAAATATCAAGCAAAAGTTCAAATATTAATTTTCTGGTCATATATTGTAGGAAAGAAAGAACCCAAGGTAATGACGCTTGAAGGATTTGCAAAAAATAAAATGAGTAACTGTTTAGAAAAATTACATTCCATA
The nucleotide sequence above comes from Psychrobacillus glaciei. Encoded proteins:
- a CDS encoding dihydrofolate reductase, giving the protein MISLIVAHDANRVIGLDNKMPWHIPGDLAYFKNKTMNKAMIMGRKTYESIGRVLPGRKNIIISRNPSYQVVGAETVSTIEEALKLAESFHEEVMVIGGEQIFKATLPKADRLYITFIQNVFEGDTFFPPYREDEWLLVEVSKDMQTDDGITYAYLIYEKRKGKIFT